The Chaetodon trifascialis isolate fChaTrf1 chromosome 11, fChaTrf1.hap1, whole genome shotgun sequence nucleotide sequence GACTAAACTACCTGATGACATTTGGTTGAACAGTTTTCAAATGTTCATGCAAGTTGATTGAAGCAAGGCTGTCTGGGTTGAGTTTAGTTTTCAGAGATATTGAACTGTGAAGGTTCCATGGGTATGTTCCTTTTCCTGTGGTGCAGGTGAGAAAACAGAGGGCCTGATTGGTGTGTCGGAGCTGATAGTTGCCACGGCGATGCAGGGCATAGTGTTCAGTGTGCTGGGTGCTCAGCCTCTGCTGGTGATTGGCTTCTCTGGACCACTGCTGGTGTTTGAAGAGGCCTTCTACACTGTGAGCTCACTTGACGACAATTCTACACACCTTTATCAAAATACTATATGTGACAAACTCAGCAGCATCATATCTGTCTAGAAACAGAGTCCCTGTTAGTTTACAGAACAACACTGAGCCTGAAGCTGATAATCATTCATACTCTTCTTTTATCTGTCTGTACCGCCGTAATTCCCTCTTCACTTGTCATCTCAATACAGCCCGGGATCACTTACGAGTGGTTCACAATGTCGCTGCAAAGGACAGTGTCTTGTTAGCCAACTTGTTAAGCGACCGCTGAAACTCACCTAGCGTGTGTTTTGAGCTGTGAAGGCTTAGTGGTTAAGGTGTTGGATCTGAAATCCAATGGGGGGTTTTCCCCATGTAGGTTCAAATCCTACTCCCAAGTTTCCCGTACAGGGGATTAACAcagtgttatcttatcttaatgtGTAGTTTTGTAAAGACAACGGGATCGAGTATCTCACCGGCCGGGTGTGGATCGGCTTCTGGCTGGTGCTCATCGTTCTCCTCACTGTGGCCTTTGAGGGAAGCATCCTAGTTCGCTTCGTCTCCCGTTTCACTCAGGAGAtcttctccttcctcatctCCCTCATTTTCATCTACGAGACCTTCGCCAAACTGGTCAAGGTGAGATCACAGGTTGTGAACGAGCAAGACCAGTCTAAGGATGATTTATGGTTTGATTCATGCAAagattgttttaaaaaatgtaattttatcttaagcatctgtgctgcttttgtacATAACAAGCTGATGGAGTGTTTTTGCTGAAGTCCTGCCTCAAAGGATATTAAAGGAGAAAACTTGTGACTCTTTCTTTTGGGGTTCTTCCATTGTTTCTACTGTACTGCTACTGTAGTACGTCACTGAAAAGCCTCCCAGCCAGATGCAGTGCCTTTTGGTACCCACCGACCAACACAGATCCTCAttatgttttttcctttttgtgttgGTCGTTTCCAGATCTTTCAGGAGCATCCTCTCCAAAactgttaccatggaaacaagACAGTATCACCATCTCTGTGTAACTATACTGCAGCTACCGGGATTCCTGGGAAGGTTGTTGGAGAACCAAATACAGCCCTGCTCTCATTTGTGCTCATGGCAGGAACATATTTCATCGCTTTCTACCTGCGCAAGTTCAAGAACAGCTCCTTCTTCCCTGGCAGGGTCAGTACATACAAGTTCAGGTACAGGCACATACAAGTGTGTGTATctacaggtacaggtacagaTAGAGCAGATACAGAAGGAGGCACAGGTACATACACAAAACGGATGTACTGTACACATGAGTACAGGGACTTTTGGAGGTCGGGTACCTAAGAAAgttgaataaagttttattattcttttctttcagaTACTGTACAGTACAATCAAACATGCAATTTAAGTACAGACCTACAAGTACATACAAGTACACAGGCGTAAGTGCAACGGTGAACTTTAATTGTCTTGCAGTGACAAGACATTTCAGGTCTAAATGTAGGTCTCATCTTCAGGGATGTATTCCTCACTAGTGTctacagtttcttttttatgattaacctttttattattttttaacattgtCACAAAGCATGTTAACACATACTGGCAACTTCACAGCAGATTTCCACCcccctcaaacaaacaaaccccctTAAACATTCACCACCAGCTGATGAACCTTCTTCGGTTGCTGATATTAAACATTGTGGGTGTCTACAGTTTCAAACCAAATCACCAGTCAGTAAACTGGTCTTCTGTATGTCTCAGCTCCGTAGGATCATTGGAGACTTTGGGGTCCCCATTGCTATCCTCATCATGGTGCTGGTGGACTACAGTGTGGAGGACACCTACACTCAGGTCAGACCAGACCAGATTTGAACACTCATGTAGTGAAGTGTGTTGACACAAAACACTGTGACAGAATCACACATTTAAATTCCCCTCTTCCTATTGGCTGACAGAAATTGAATGTGCCCAGTGGATTTTCGGTGTCCACTCCAGAGAAACGTGGTTGGCTGATTTCGCCTCTGGGCTCTGACGGCCAGTTTCCTGTTTGGATGATGGCCGCCAGCATCCTGCCAGCTATCCTTGTCTTCATCCTTATCTTCATGGAGTCCCAGATCACAGCGTACAacactttctttttgtctttgtatttgctttatgttttttgttttgtctctttttggGTGGACTGAGCCAAAGTATTAATATAGCTCTTCTGCTTTTGTCTGCCAGGTTGATTGTCAGTAAGAAGGAGAGGATGCTGGTGAAGGGAACTGGTTTTCACCTAGACCTCCTCATCATCGTTGTAGTGGGTGGAATCTCAGCACTCTTTGGTTTGCCCTGGTTGTCAGCTGCCACGGTTCGCTCCGTCACCCACACCAATGCCCTCACTGTCATGAGCAAAGCTGTCGCCCCTGGAGACAAGCCCCGCATCCAGGAGGTCAAGGAGCAGAGGGTGACGGGCTTCCTGGTGGCTGTTTTAGTTGGTATGAGTATCACTGTAGAGTAATACCACAACCTTTAGTGATACTTTCACTAcctctgtgaagattctcagtcatccagatCATGGCTAACCAAGGAAGGCTGAATCATGGGCAACTGGACCTTAATGTAGACACTTGAAAACTTTGCCTCTCATCCACGTGCTTTCTGGCCGGTGGGGAGTTGCAGGAATTGAAACTCTGTGAGGTGGTTCTTGTAGTCGCAGAAACCATTTGGGTGTGGTTGGCTATGTGACCTGTCAATGAAAGGAATAATGACCTCACAAaggttaaatacctgggactccCTACCAgccagttagaactgaagaagcctcttaGATGAGAGGTGAACAGTTTTCAAGTTTCTGCAGCCAAGTCCATTTGCCCATGATTCAACCATTCCTGGATACTTTTGCTATCTGTGTTACTTGTTCTTATCTGGATCCTGCCCCCCTTCTCAGGTCTGTCCATTGTGATTGGGGAGGTTCTGCGTCAGATCCCTCTGGCAGTGCTGTTTGGGATCTTCCTCTACATGGGTGTAATGTCGCTGAATGGGATCCAGCTCACCGAGCGActcatcctgctgctgatgcCACCAAAGTACCATCCCGACCAGAACTACGTCCGCAAGGTCAGGCCCGCTTCCTGACCtgaaacaaatacataaatcaCTACCAGAGGTCTTGAAACAGATCAGTAAGCCGACTTTGACTTCAACACCAATGACTCAAGACTTCACTTGGACTTAAACCTTTTGACTCGATGAACTTCCCAAGTAGAAATATTCTAAATCACATTGCAACAACAATTTGTATGACTTCACATGGATTTGTTGGTCTTTGCTTGAAGCCTGGGACTTAGCTGTCTTACTTTACTTTTGAAAGGAACATCAAGTTTAAGTCAATTGTGCGGACAATATTCTACAAAGAGGCACATcatgcgcacacatacacagagtaACTATCGACCTACCTGTGTCCGTCTCA carries:
- the LOC139338425 gene encoding anion exchange protein 2-like — its product is MEKIPERAEATVVLVGSVGFLDQPSMAFVRLQEAVLLESVLEVPVPVRFLFLLLGPPTANIDYHQIGRSISTLMSDKHFHEAAYQADDRQDLLAAINRFLDCSVVLPPSEVGGDELLHSVARFQREMLRKREEQSGSLQEKQSSIQQDEGSLVPSKPGDEPLRRSGRLFGGLIKDVTRRYPQYLSDLRDALNPQCMAAIIFIYFAALSPAITFGGLLGEKTEGLIGVSELIVATAMQGIVFSVLGAQPLLVIGFSGPLLVFEEAFYTFCKDNGIEYLTGRVWIGFWLVLIVLLTVAFEGSILVRFVSRFTQEIFSFLISLIFIYETFAKLVKIFQEHPLQNCYHGNKTVSPSLCNYTAATGIPGKVVGEPNTALLSFVLMAGTYFIAFYLRKFKNSSFFPGRLRRIIGDFGVPIAILIMVLVDYSVEDTYTQKLNVPSGFSVSTPEKRGWLISPLGSDGQFPVWMMAASILPAILVFILIFMESQITALIVSKKERMLVKGTGFHLDLLIIVVVGGISALFGLPWLSAATVRSVTHTNALTVMSKAVAPGDKPRIQEVKEQRVTGFLVAVLVGLSIVIGEVLRQIPLAVLFGIFLYMGVMSLNGIQLTERLILLLMPPKYHPDQNYVRKVRTLRMHLFTLVQLTCLSLLWVVMATAAALAFPFMLLLTIPVRMLLLPRLFTWRELQSLDADDAEPHLEEKEGQDEYSQLQMPV